The Lepus europaeus isolate LE1 chromosome 21, mLepTim1.pri, whole genome shotgun sequence genome has a window encoding:
- the SBDS gene encoding ribosome maturation protein SBDS, which translates to MSIFTPTNQIRLTNVAVVRMKRAGKRFEIACYKNKVVGWRSGVEKDLDEVLQTHSVFVNVSKGQVAKKDDLISAFGTDDQTEICKQILTKGELQVSDKERHTQLEQMFRDIATIVADKCVNPETKRPYTVILIERAMKDIHYSVKTNKSTKQQALEVIKQLKEKMKIERAHMRLRFSLPVNEGKKLKEKLKPLIKVVESEDYGQQLEMVCLIDPGCFREIDELIKKETKGKGSLEVLSLKDVEEGDEKFE; encoded by the exons ATGTCGATCTTCACCCCCACCAACCAGATCCGCCTGACCAATGTGGCCGTGGTACGGATGAAGCGCGCCGGGAAGCGCTTCGAGATCGCCTGCTACAAAAACAAGGTCGTCGGCTGGCGGAGTGGCGT GGAGAAAGACCTTGATGAAGTTCTGCAGACCCACTCAGTGTTTGTAAATGTTTCTAAGGGTCAGGTTGCGAAGAAGGATGATCTCATCAGCGCGTTCGGAACTGATGACCAAACTGAAATCTGTAAACAG atctTGACTAAAGGAGAGCTTCAAGTGTCAGACAAGGAACGGCACACACAGCTGGAGCAGATGTTTAGGGATATTGCCACTATTGTAGCAGACAAATGTGTGAACCCTGAAACAAAGAGACCATACACTGTTATCCTTATAGAGAGAGCCATGAAAGACATCCATTATTCAGTCAAAACCAACAAGAGCACAAAACAGCAG GCTTTGGAAGTGATAAAGCAGCTGAAGGAGAAGATGAAGATAGAACGTGCCCACATGAGACTGCGGTTCAGCCTTCCAGTGAATGAGGGGAAGAAGCTGAAAGAAAAGCTCAAGCCGCTAATCAAGGTTGTAGAGAGTGAAGACTACGGCCAGCAGTTAGAAATG GTGTGTCTCATTGACCCAGGCTGCTTCCGAGAAATTGATGAgctaataaaaaaggaaacaaaaggcaAAGGTTCTTTGGAAGTGCTCAGTTTGAAAGACGTGGAAGAAGGAGATGAGAAGTTTGAATGA